The region GGCGATGGAAAAGCCGAACCGCGCTGCGAGCGCCGCGAGCGCCGATGCCATTGCCCGGTTCGCCGCCACCCCGCCAGCGACCACGAGCTGCAAGTGTCGCCCCTCGCCCCGGCTCCTGGTGTAAATCTCCATTCCGTTCGCCACGCGATCCATCACTGTTTCGATCGCCGCCGCCTGGAACGCGGCACAGAGGTCGCGCGCCGTCGCCTCGTCGATCGGCTGCAGGGTCTCGGCGATCTGGCGCACCGCCGTCTTGAGGCCGGCGAACGAGAAGTCGGCCCCCGGCCGGCCCTTCAGCGGCCTCGGCAAGGCGAACCGGTCGGCCGTACCCGATACGGCCAGCCGCTCCACCGCCGGGCCGCCCGGATAACCGAGCCCGAGCATCTTGGCGGTCTTGTCGAAGGCCTCGCCGAGCGCATCGTCGATGGTGCCGCCGATCCTGCGATAGCGCCCGATGTCCTCGACCGCGAGCAGTTGCGTGTGGCCTCCCGAGACCAGCAGCAGCAGGTAGGGTGGCCGCACCCCTTCGCTGAGACCCACCGTCAGTGCGTGCCCCTCGAGGTGGTTGACCGCAACGAGCGGCTTGCCCGCCGCGAG is a window of Hyphomicrobiales bacterium DNA encoding:
- the tsaD gene encoding tRNA (adenosine(37)-N6)-threonylcarbamoyltransferase complex transferase subunit TsaD, with translation MTVTTRNRELLVLGIETSCDETAAGVVRRDAHGRGTILSNVVRDQVAAHAEFGGVVPEIAARAHAEITDTVVAAALTEAGVSLADLDGIAATAGPGLIGGVMVGLVTAKMLALAAGKPLVAVNHLEGHALTVGLSEGVRPPYLLLLVSGGHTQLLAVEDIGRYRRIGGTIDDALGEAFDKTAKMLGLGYPGGPAVERLAVSGTADRFALPRPLKGRPGADFSFAGLKTAVRQIAETLQPIDEATARDLCAAFQAAAIETVMDRVANGMEIYTRSRGEGRHLQLVVAGGVAANRAMASALAALAARFGFSIAVPPARLCTDNGVMIAWAGAERLARGWVDGLEVPARARWPLDEAQFVSGVAT